The Bubalus kerabau isolate K-KA32 ecotype Philippines breed swamp buffalo chromosome 14, PCC_UOA_SB_1v2, whole genome shotgun sequence genome segment CACCCAAACCATGGCTTAACTGCTGTCTATATACCAATGTCAAAATTTCTAGGAGAGATGccccattttctctctttatccACATTGTCAACCATCTACCAACATGCCACAACTGGATGATATCATAGACATTTCCAGTTTCACCTTTCTCACAACTTTCTGTACTTTCACCTTTCTCAGAAACTTTCTGTACTTTTTCTCTTGGTCATTGGCTCCATTATCTATCCACTACCTCAAATAGAAAACCCAGGTATTAGCTTTGACTCTTTCTCTCTCCTAACACCCAATCGGTGGCCAAGCCTATAGCTTCTAATTTATCCCCATTCTACTAACTCCATGACCATTACCTTACTTTAGTCCATCATGGATTCTTGCCCAAACAATTCTGTTAGCCTCCTGTCTGGCTTTCTTATCCTCCCTGTAAACTGTAACTTATTCATTCAGAAAAACATATAGAGTACTTACTGTTTCTTTACTTATTAAGATTAAATAAGTAATGGGCCTATGTTAAATAAATTCAGTCTAAAGAGGGAAACAGTGATGCAAACAAAAAATCTCAGCATAATGGACAAATATAATAAGTAGAAAGGAGAGTGAGAATGGGAACGAAACAACAAACTGGGTGTGACTGGGTAATGGGAAGGTAGTGTTGGAAGTTTCTAGAGAGGAAGTATAACTTTAGCTAAACAAGGAAGCTGCTCCTCCAGGTGAACTACAGGAATTAAAAAAGGTGAAGCAGCTTGTGCCTGATACCTTTGAAAAACTTTAACTGACTCTGGCCAAACCCAATGGCTTGAGAGGAATGACATGAAAGAGAAAGCAGGTACCTAATCAGTAGGTCTCAAAGTGTCCTGGTGGCTATTTGGCGGGTAATTGGAAGATCGTCCACTGAGACAAGAAACTCAAAAGAAAGAGCAAATCTATGGGGAACAACACTTTAAACTATGAGATACCTTCTCGGGGCTGTATACTGATTCCAGGAATAGTGCCAAGgttcttcattattttatttaatcctcacaacagtttTATGAGGTAAAATTGTACTATCATGTTCATTTtgcagtttaaaaacaaacactgaGATTCAGGGGTTAATGACTTGaccagttcagatcagatcagatcagtcgctcagtcgtgtccgactctttgcgaccccatgaatcgcagcacgccaggcctccctgtccatcatcaactcccggagttcactgagactcatgtccatcgagtcagcgatgccatccagccatctcatcctctgtcatccccttctcctcttgcccccaatccctcccagcctcagagtcttttccaatgagtcaactcttcgcatgaagtggccaaagtactggagtttcagctttagcatcattccttgacCAGTTACTACGTCCTTTTTGCACCAGAGCTATGCTGAGTTTGAGATACCTACAGAAATTCCATCTAGGTGTGTCCACAAGCTGGAGTGCAagggagagacaggaagagaTAGACTTGGGGGTTATACCAAGTGGAATCAAATCTATGAGCTCAAATGAGAGGGCTCGGTGAGCTCTAAATAGAAGGAAAGAGCGCCTGAGGAACACTAACCTTAGAGTCTaggcaaaaagaagaaaggaaagcagcATGAGAAGGAGTCATCTGGTACGGCTAATCCTTAAGAATGTTCTTCGGTGTATCTTTTGGAGAAGTCGCTAGCCCAGGTGTCTGGCGCTCAATTAAAGACTTCTGGGTCAGAAGTGGCATTCTGTCGAGGTTGGGCTTTTATACCTAATTCCTTAAGTTCCTTAAGTACCAAACGACTACCTGAAACCTGCACGGAGATTTCACTAGCTGGGGAGGTAAAAATGAGCAAATCCTCCTTAACGCAGATGAAGAactcttttccctctaatatcACCACAGTGGCTGTGGATATAAACGATCAGAGGTTACTGCAGAAACAGCCAACAGGTATTGGGCGAGAATCCAAGCGGCTGGCTGACTGGGACCCGGCCTGTCACTGCCTTGACAGGCAGGCACGCATGCGCCTCCTAGGAAGGCCGGGAAGGCCCCTGCAGGGTTCCTCGCGCATTACCCAACTCTCCACCTCACTGCAGCCCCTGTCCTTCTCTGGCGCCCCCATAGTCTCTGCGATTTCTCTCCTCCCAGAGGCTCCTTCAGCGCCTCAGCCCTCCAGACGCCGCCGCTACCCAGCCTCATTAccctggcgggggcggggcgctGTCCGTCACTGGGGCAGGGCCAAATATAGCTCgagccaggccccgcccccgcgtGCTGACGCCCCGCCCCCTCGGCCCCCGGAGAGGCGGCCTCCACTGTGTGGCGTCGGGAGTTTTCTCCCTCTTCACGGCGTCATCCTTCCGTCAGcgagccctcagctttctttccctGAGGCCCTCTCCTGCCCCTCGAGAGAACGCGGCGAGTCAGGCCACGCGCGCGGGGCGCCATGAAGGTCCGCCGCCTGACTAGCGCGGCCGCCGCGGCGGCGGAGCCGCAAGCCGGTTGAGGAGGGCCCGGCGCTGGGCCGAGGCATGTGGAGCGCCGGCGGCAGCCTGCTCCAGTCGCTGCCCCGGCTTCTGCAGTACGCCGCCGCCCTCCCGGGCCACACCGAGCCGCCGCCGCCAGCCGGCTGGGCCCTGCCGCGGGCGGCCGGCGGGGACGGCCCGGCGGAGCGTCTGCCCCCGCGCGGGGGCGGGGCGAgcgcggcggcggtggcggcggccgCCCCGGGGGCGCTGCTCGGCGCCTGTCTGGAGCGCCACGCTCTGTCCGACGCCTCAGAGCTGCCGGGGCCGGGCGGGGCGTTAGCGGGCGGCCCGGGGGGCGGCGGCGTGGTGGTCGACGTGGCCGAGGTGAGAAGCTGGCGCTGCTGCTGCCTCGGCAGCACCTGTTGGTGCCGGAGCCTGGTGCTGGTCTGCGTGCTGGCCGCCGTGTGCTTCGCTTCCCTGGCCCTGGTCCGCCGCTACCTGCAGCACCTCCTGCTCTGGGCCGAGAGCCTCGACTCGCTGCTGGGGGTCCTGCTCTTCGTCGTGGGCTTCATCGTGGTCTCGTTCCCCTGCGGCTGGGGCTACATCGTGCTCAACGTGGCGGCCGGCTACCTGTACGGCTTCGTGCTGGGCATGGGGTTGATGGTGGTGGGCGTCCTCATTGGCACCTTCATCGCCCACGTGGTCTGCAAGCGGCTGCTCACCGCCTGGGTAGCCGCCAGGATCCAGAGCAGTGAGAAACTCAGCGCCGTCATCCGCGTCGTGGAGGGGGGCAGCGGCCTCAAAGTGGTGGCGCTGGCCAGGCTCACCCCCATACCTTTCGGGCTGCAGAACGCAGTGTTCTCGGTAAGTGGCGTGCCACTGGGCTGTTCTCCcaagtctttttgtttgttttgagcgATCTTGGGGCGGCCCTGGGAGGGTGCTCCGTCCTGTGGAATGCCGGCAGAGGAGTGACATTAACAGAAGTGGAAATTACTTTCTGACTTACCCTGAGACATTTCAAACAGATAAAGCCAATCTGTGTCGGGCCCCCTCAATAAGGAGATTTGGTAGAGAAAGAACTACTCcttttttaacatatgaatttggttAGAAATGAGCTCTCTTAACTATGAGAGGAGAGGAGTAgaaatatctattttaaacatttgtCATCTTACTCTGTAGCAGCTGTCGCACCAGTCAGGGAATAAATAAAGGCTGGCTTTCCCTCTAACTTGCCAAAATGCATCCAGTATTTTAGCTCAAGTTTTTAACAATGTGGGGCTAACGGAAGAGTTTGGGTAAATAGAGGAGAAAGTAGACTCTATTTTGGAGTTTCCTAAAAATTTTAATAGGTTTTTTTTCATTGAgtaatttgcttttttaatacagTGTAATAAGGGGAGAAGCCTCCTTTTTACCTTTCTTTGGAggaacttcattttaaaatcacttgGTAGTGGATAAGACAGAATTGGACAGGTAACCTTTTTCCCAATTGagaatatatttgtctttttatacaccttgtacacttttttttttgtcttgtattAACTAATGTACATCGCGTTGTAAATGATTGAGTAATGGAAACACTGCTAGTAAATGATTGAAGAATGGAACTCTGCTACTGAGGACCATCCCATGGGGAAAAAAGGATCCAGTGTTGACAAACTTAGTGTCTTCAGCGCAtgctgtatgctaagtcactttagttgtgtccatggactgtagcctaccaggttcctctgtccatgggattctccaagcaaaaatgctagaatgagttgccattcccttctccagggtatctttctgacccaggatcgaacctgtgtctctcatgtctcctgcattggcaggcaggttctttaccactggctaTGTGCCCttgctttcctcttttttaagGTGAAGGGGTTAAACCAGTTACTGTGTTCTTCAAATTCAGTGATTCTGAAGTTCAAAGAATTTTCATATAGATGCCCAGAAACTCAACCCAACTAGACCTAAAAAAAAACTCTGTGTGAAGAAAGAGTTTTAGCACTCAAATCCACAGGAATCAATATATATTAGTGAACCTGAcaaatttgtttcaaaaatagTTATCTCTAGAaactttctcattttgttttatgtTAAGAATATTTCTAACCAACCtacccttttctttttaaatgcctTTTGCAAATCTCATGTTGATTCTAGCCAACTGCAGCAATGACTCGAGTGAGGCTTGAGGCGACATGGAAATAGATAAGGAGTTTTCTGTACACGGAAAATTTGATGTTTACAGGTGGTTTAGTATGTTCTCTTCCTTAAATTTTTACCTTTTCACAGCTTCCTATAAGCTTGAATTTTGACCCAGCCTTGGCTAATAATCAATCAAGTATCCTTAAACTTTGAAAGAGGGTTGGAACTAAGGAACCTGAATAGTTTCAATCTGTTAGTTTGCATCCTCTCCAGTATAGCTTATTTCCTTGTGCATTTTCTTGTCTACCAACTGTGTGCCTCCTGTCCTGGACTGCTTCCACGTATTATTTCTAATCTTTAAACTAGCTCTATGGAGAGTGATTATACGTATATTATAGATTATTATCTAATAGTCCGGAACACAGGGCTGATGATCTGAAATTCTGCTGTCTCCATAGAATTCGCCATAGAATCTGAATCTGTTGCCCCTCGGTCAAGTTGCTTATCCTCTTTATGGTTCACTTTCTTATATGCAAAATGGGAAAGTAATGTTACCTTCGTCATAGGATTATTGAGACAATTGCTTAAATAAATGCTACTAAGCCTGGAATAACAAACATTCTGGCTTTTGtcgtcattcagttcagttcagttcagttgcgtccaactctttgcaaccccatgaaccgcagcacgccaggcctccctgtacatcaccaactcccggagtttactcatgtccattgagccggtgatgccatccagccatctcatcctgtgttgtccccttctcctcccgccctcaatctttcccagcatcaggggcttttcaaatgagtcagctcttcgcatcaggtggccaaagtattggagtttcagtccttccaatgaacacccaggactgatctcctttaggatggactggtttgatctccttgcagtccaggggactctcaagagtcttctccaacaccacagttcaaaagcatcaattctttggcgctcagctttctttatagtccaactctcacatccatacatgaccacaggaaaaaccatagccttgactagacagaccaagTAATGGtcgacaaagtaatatctctgcttttgaatatgctatctaggttggtcataactttccttccaaggagtaagcgtcttttaatttcatgtcgtCGTTACTGTTGTTATTATCCAGGATCACCTAGGTACTAAATAATTGTTTGCAGATAGAGTCTTAACCCATgactccatttcttcattttatattttgtcctggGTATATAATGTGGGCTCATTATAATTTGTTAATTaaaactaagttttaaaaaataatcaaatatattaAACATGTAATTTATACTTTGTACTTGGAAGTAATTTAAGGTAGTTAATTGAAAACGAACTTGACAAGAGGCAGATCTCAGTTTGGCCTTGTGGGGtcaagagaaaagaaggaaaaaagaaaacggGCCTCTTGAAATAGGTATTATTGGCATAGTTTAACTGAGGAAGACATGGAGGCATCCGGGAGCTTGTTCAAGATCACCCAGCTACCAAGTGGTGATGGTAGTGATGGTTCAGTAGCTacgtcatatccgactctttgtgaccccacgtactgcagcatgccaggctcctctgtccttcactatttcctggagtttgctcatattcctgtctgttgagtcagtgatgctatctaaccatatcatcttctgccatcgccttcttctttagccttcaatctttcccagcatcaaggtcttttccaatgagttggcttttcacatcaggtggccaaagtatggaagtttcagcttcagcatcagtccttccagtggatgttcaaggttgatatcctttaggactgactggtttgatcttcttgcagtccagaggactctcaagagtcttctccagcaccacaatccaggttcctatgtaatgctgttctttatagcattggacttgactttcaccaccagacacatccacaactgagcatcgttTCCAcgctttattctttctggagttatgagTAATTGCCCTCCTCTCTTCCCGGTAGCTTACTGGACTCcttaaatggcaatccactccagtactcttgcctggaaaatcccatgaacagagggggctggtaggctatagtcaatggggttgcaaagagttggacacaactgagcgacttcactttttttcttctctttctgacctggGGTGCTCATCTTCCATTATCctgtctttctgccttttcatgctgtttatggggttctcgcGGTAAAAATACGGGAGTGAtttgctgtttcctccttcagtgggccacgttttgtcagaactcttcactgtgacccgtccatcttgggtggccctgcacagcaggctcacagcttcactgagttacataGGCCCCTTTGCCTTGACAAGAGTGTAATCCATGAAGGGTCTTGAAGGACCAAGTGGTGGAGCTGAGTTATAAACCCCAGATTATCTGAAAAAGTTCATGGTACTGTGTCAAATTCTCACTCTTGGCCTTAAGCAAGGTGGCTTGTGGACCCATTGGATATAGTCTATTACatcttgttcattttttctttttaactatcTACATAATAGCTTCTGCAACTGAAACTGTTTACTGAATTCACCCAGGGTATGTGAGTGAAAAGAAAGCTTAGTTAATGCTGATTTTTGTTTTAGCTTGGCTTTTGCTTCTGCCTTCTAGAACCTCTTTCTGATTCTATCCTTTCTGTCCTCATACCCCTATGGCTACCCAAAGCTGCCCCCTTTCCAGgcgtatttctttttcttcttccctacctgtcttttaaaattgtccttccttctttccattccagttAAAGCTCATCTTCAGTGTCCATGATTGATTGACCTTTAATCAATGCTCATGAGGAAAGGTGGTGGTCATGAGAGGCACAGGGTTTGGAAATAGACAGTCCTTGACAATCTATGCTGAGTTATGAGGCTCAAATAAGCTAATGCAGGGAAGGCATTGAGTATTTGCCTGGCACATGCtcatttctcaaaaattaatagcaaTTATTATTATGGTGGAggtagtttttatattttagaggCAGGAGCCGGGCTCTCCCTTGCTTGCTATCTGTTCTTAACTTTCTTTCCTGCTCCCATGTGTGCTAAAAAGGGATGAACAAATTGACACTTCACTTTTGAAATGGAAATTAAGTACATAACACTTTATAGTGTGATGAATTGTTAGATCATAAGAAATATAATTTCTGAAGTACATTTTAGAatcatttctactttttaaaatgtacttatttttcCTGTGGGAAATAAAGGCCCCTACCTACCAACGTTTTTGATGTAATCTTGAATCTGTAGGTATTATTGTACATTAAGACAGATTTCTAGATGTGTTGTTTGTGAGTGTTTCTAAGTACTGTTCTTATCTGGGCACATATCTAGAATGACTGTTTCTTATTGCTTCACTCAGGATAGGCTAAATGGCACTACAACAACCCCCAAACCTCACTGGGTTGAAAAGCAAAAGATTTGTAAAAAGTGAAGCTTATGTTATTATTTATAGTGAAGGGagataaatttaatttatattttgaattccACTTTTATGATTTGGAGGGCTATATATGCTCCTAGCATTTATGacatatcctttaaaaaatgttttaattaagtAGACTCTATATATTGCATATGATGCCATATTTTTCCTCATGATTTCTCATAAATATATGTTccttaagtattaaaaaaaaaaaaagcaaaggtttGTTTCCTTACTTGGCACAGATCCAGGTTCAGCTTTGGGGAAGGAGTCGGGAGTCTCtgctttatgttatttttatttggggATCCAGGTTGACGGAGCCACCATCTTTCACTTGGTGTATGTGACATAGTGAATTCTGTACTGATTTTTAATGCTTTCACCTAGAAGTAATCTCACTCTTTACTAGCCTGAACAAGTGACATGGCCACAGCTGACTTCACAGAGGCAATGTGTGTGCCTGGAAGGAGCGAGAAGTTGAGTGTTTGGCAGTAGTCTTTGACTCTGGCGCTTGACTTCTGGATCCTGCCTCCCAGATCCTTCAGTCCAGTCCACTGCCACAACCCTGGCAGCATTTCAGCCTCAGCCTCCTATCTAGTCTCCAGCAAGGATTTCCAGTTTTTTCTCCCTCCAGAATGATCTTTGTAGAATGCAAATCTAATCTTGGCACTCCCTGTAGGGAAACCGTCAAgtgggttttcttttcacctcaggacattttcccaaccCTCAGCTTACTTCTAGCctctgtcttgctgctgctgctgctaagtcgcttcagtcgtgtctgactctgtgcggccccatagacggcagcctaccaggccccgccatccctgggattcttcaggcaagaacactggagtggggtgccattgccttctccaagcctctCTCTTATCATTCCACAATTACTAAGTACCCCTTAATATGTTAATGTATTTCATCCTCAACATTCTAAGAGGTAAACATGATTATTTCTGACTTAAACATAGCAGATTTTGTCTGTAGCCTCAAAACTTCAGGATTTCCTTTTTGTTGATAAAGTTGAAAACTGTAAGCATTCATAAAAATAACTATTTAGAAAGCATTAATGCATTATTGTAAAGTCTCTTGTAAGATACTCCCGTGGAGATATCTGGACTTCAACAGTTTAAAGCTACCACCTGTGAAATATCAACTTTAATCCAAATATGGTGGTTTGGTGGCGGTTTACttgctaggtcgtgtccgactcttgtgacccaatcaactgtagcctgccaggctcctccgaccatgggattcttaaggcaagaatactggagtgagtagccatttccttctccagtggatcttcctgacccaagaattgaacctgagtctcctgtattgcaggcagattcttcaccacctgagctTGGAGGGAAGCCCCTGTTAATCCAAATATATTACATAATAAGTGGTTCTAATGGGTAATAGTATGCATATTGGTGCTTGCAACTTCTAAAAAGGTTTgatgttgttgttactgttgttccaCAGGAGAGCCTAAAAATTATTCTCTTTTCACTTTGATCATAGAAAAACTTAATTCCACATGGGAAATGTTTTCATGGTTGAAACCtcaaataaaagcataaaacatAGCATGGAAGATCCTCTTGATCATATGTTGTATAGCACTTTACAGTATGTAGagaaaatttacatatattttacatatatactaTCGCTTAATCATCACAACAGTCCTTTGAGGAGTTATCAGTGACTTACAGGCAGTTACATAGGGGACAAAATATCACATACTTGAAGTCAGACTTAGTTCTGACCTTTACTCTGACATCTTGAGCTACTCTTTGAGCCATGCTTTCTGTTGTGAAATGTGTTTGCCATTACCTGCTGCATAGCTGTGATAAAATGTATAGCTTGCTCATTacttactatttccttctctccaTCCTCTGCATTCCAAGATAAGGACATTGAAactgagagaatttttttttctttttaatttaaccaTTTTTTTATGTTGTACTTAGTAATTGCCAGGCACTGTTGTTCTAACATGTACACATTACTTACTTAATGTTCATATGAACCCTAATTCTCATATTAAACTAAGGCAGTTGAGGCAGAGTGGTGAAATAAATAGCCTAGGACCCATTTACCTAGCAGTTGGTAGGTACCATTTACCTAGCAGTTGGTAAATGGTAGAGCCATGAACTTACCTGAGGCTCTGTTGTTGATCTGAGAAGATCAGCAGAGAACTTTCTGGTTTCTCAGAGATCTCCTGGTTCTAATTCCAGAGCACTAGCCCTGGGACCTCCCATGTGTCAGGCATTGGGCCAGGTTCTCCACAGTTGAATCAGGCATCATCCTAGGGAGATAActggaaaaaatatcaaaagaataatgttttgtgtgtgtgtgagaattaCATGAAATTCAGATTTCAGCATCTGTAAATAATGTTATTGGAATATAGCTATGTTTATTCATGGATGTATAGTTTGTAGCTCTTTTTAAGCTAAAACATCAAGGTTGAATAGTTGTGACAAAAACCCTATGGCCTGCAAAGCCGAAAATATTTCCTACCTTGGACTTTACAGAAGTTTGCATTAGAGCTATAAACA includes the following:
- the TMEM64 gene encoding transmembrane protein 64 isoform X1, with the translated sequence MWSAGGSLLQSLPRLLQYAAALPGHTEPPPPAGWALPRAAGGDGPAERLPPRGGGASAAAVAAAAPGALLGACLERHALSDASELPGPGGALAGGPGGGGVVVDVAEVRSWRCCCLGSTCWCRSLVLVCVLAAVCFASLALVRRYLQHLLLWAESLDSLLGVLLFVVGFIVVSFPCGWGYIVLNVAAGYLYGFVLGMGLMVVGVLIGTFIAHVVCKRLLTAWVAARIQSSEKLSAVIRVVEGGSGLKVVALARLTPIPFGLQNAVFSITDLSLPNYLVASSAGLLPTQLLNSYLGTTLRTMEDVIAEQSASGYFVFCLQVSLSAFGIRVMVASQNEFGSFPSSAVVWNSFRRIIISIGLMFYVVHRAQVELNAAIVACEMELKTSLVKGNQPNISGSSFYKRTLTFSGDGINIV
- the TMEM64 gene encoding transmembrane protein 64 isoform X2 — protein: MWSAGGSLLQSLPRLLQYAAALPGHTEPPPPAGWALPRAAGGDGPAERLPPRGGGASAAAVAAAAPGALLGACLERHALSDASELPGPGGALAGGPGGGGVVVDVAEVRSWRCCCLGSTCWCRSLVLVCVLAAVCFASLALVRRYLQHLLLWAESLDSLLGVLLFVVGFIVVSFPCGWGYIVLNVAAGYLYGFVLGMGLMVVGVLIGTFIAHVVCKRLLTAWVAARIQSSEKLSAVIRVVEGGSGLKVVALARLTPIPFGLQNAVFSITDLSLPNYLVASSAGLLPTQLLNSYLGTTLRTMEDVIAEQSASGYFVFCLQIIISIGLMFYVVHRAQVELNAAIVACEMELKTSLVKGNQPNISGSSFYKRTLTFSGDGINIV